The following coding sequences are from one Devosia yakushimensis window:
- a CDS encoding ATP-binding protein translates to MLAGLMRKGSIAASLFWLSAGWLVLALVATGFLLTDLYSRALDTSLSQTLEFHVESLTGALLEAGDPVSPEIALTDPRFDRPRSGWYWAIRDANGTLYNLSTSVVGIDLPVVTGPPDVLGRRTAVMDDVFGTRMRVVERAVTVAPTTYQIVVTGNLSEILELVDDFRGQAFIVLGAVGVMLAVMSFIVARFAMRPISRLSKAIENVREGEAGEVAGTYPREIAPLAEEVNELLRSNAQIIERARNQVGNLAHGLKTPIAVLRNEAGAKKGVLADVVLAESDKMSTMVATYLERARLAARTSVVGKRADATMIMLRLTRVMHKIHPDVTVAFQRPDASLPWFRGDEADLEEMAGNLLDNACKWSKGQVGVRLDAERGNTGTLLLIRIDDNGPGLTEEDAQKVLRRGVRLDEKTPGSGLGLDIVKELVDVYGGSLELKRSALGGLLVELRLPTARLGSMAKPVAS, encoded by the coding sequence GTGCTCGCTGGCCTGATGCGCAAGGGCTCCATTGCGGCATCCCTGTTCTGGTTGTCGGCGGGCTGGCTGGTTCTGGCGCTGGTGGCGACCGGCTTCCTCTTGACGGACCTTTATTCGCGCGCGCTCGATACCTCGCTGTCCCAGACGCTGGAATTCCACGTCGAAAGCCTCACGGGCGCACTGCTCGAGGCGGGCGACCCGGTCAGCCCGGAAATTGCGCTGACCGATCCGCGTTTCGACCGGCCGCGTTCAGGCTGGTACTGGGCCATCCGCGATGCCAATGGCACGCTCTATAATCTCTCGACATCGGTGGTGGGGATCGACCTGCCGGTGGTGACGGGTCCCCCCGATGTGCTGGGCCGCCGGACCGCGGTGATGGACGATGTGTTCGGTACGCGCATGCGCGTGGTGGAACGGGCGGTGACAGTGGCGCCGACCACCTATCAGATCGTGGTCACCGGCAATCTCAGCGAAATTCTCGAACTGGTGGATGATTTCCGCGGTCAGGCCTTCATCGTGCTCGGTGCCGTGGGCGTGATGCTGGCCGTGATGAGCTTTATCGTCGCGCGCTTTGCCATGCGGCCCATTTCGCGGCTGAGCAAGGCCATCGAAAATGTCCGCGAGGGCGAGGCCGGCGAGGTGGCGGGCACCTATCCGCGCGAAATCGCGCCGCTGGCCGAAGAGGTCAACGAATTGCTGCGCTCAAATGCCCAGATCATCGAGCGGGCACGTAACCAGGTAGGCAATCTGGCCCATGGTCTCAAAACGCCCATTGCCGTGCTGCGCAACGAGGCGGGGGCAAAAAAGGGCGTCCTGGCCGATGTGGTGCTGGCCGAAAGCGACAAGATGAGCACCATGGTCGCGACCTATCTGGAGCGCGCCCGGCTGGCGGCGCGTACCTCGGTAGTTGGCAAGCGCGCCGACGCCACCATGATCATGCTGCGGCTGACCCGCGTGATGCATAAGATCCACCCCGACGTGACCGTGGCCTTTCAGCGGCCCGATGCCTCACTGCCCTGGTTCCGCGGCGACGAGGCCGACCTTGAGGAAATGGCGGGCAACCTGCTGGACAATGCCTGCAAATGGTCCAAAGGGCAGGTGGGGGTGCGGCTGGATGCCGAACGCGGCAATACCGGCACTTTGCTGCTGATCCGCATTGACGACAATGGCCCCGGCCTGACCGAGGAAGACGCCCAGAAAGTGTTGCGCCGCGGTGTCAGGCTGGACGAGAAAACGCCCGGCAGCGGGCTGGGACTCGATATCGTCAAGGAACTGGTCGATGTCTATGGCGGCAGTTTGGAGCTGAAACGCTCGGCCTTGGGCGGTCTTCTGGTGGAATTGCGCCTGCCAACGGCCCGGTTGGGCTCAATGGCTAAACCGGTTGCAAGCTGA
- the ccmE gene encoding cytochrome c maturation protein CcmE, translated as MTMPAAIRKKGWSRKQKRLALIAGLAVVLALATTLVLVALRDRIVFFYSPTDVVAREVAAGHPIRLGGLVKDGSWTRSGQDNTFTITDGSTDIVARYAGILPDLFREGQGVVAEGSMTPEGGFTATNVLAKHDENYIPKEVVEALKAQGEWRPEGGQ; from the coding sequence ATGACCATGCCTGCCGCCATCCGCAAGAAGGGCTGGTCGCGCAAGCAGAAGCGGCTCGCGCTGATCGCCGGGCTTGCCGTGGTCCTCGCCCTGGCGACGACGCTGGTGTTGGTGGCCTTGCGCGACCGGATCGTCTTTTTCTATTCGCCGACCGATGTCGTGGCGCGGGAAGTCGCTGCCGGCCATCCGATCCGCCTGGGTGGGCTGGTCAAGGACGGCTCCTGGACGCGCAGCGGTCAGGACAACACTTTCACCATTACCGATGGTTCAACCGATATCGTCGCGCGCTATGCCGGCATCCTGCCGGACCTGTTCCGCGAGGGGCAGGGCGTGGTCGCCGAAGGCAGCATGACGCCCGAGGGCGGCTTTACCGCGACCAATGTGCTGGCCAAGCACGACGAAAACTACATTCCCAAGGAAGTCGTCGAAGCGCTGAAAGCCCAGGGCGAATGGCGGCCGGAGGGTGGGCAATGA
- a CDS encoding FAD-dependent oxidoreductase, producing the protein MTETRVDFAILGATPQARLIAGLLAGMQGKSVVFVGESQSGFRLPRALDLSIAPLTRPESWALLQSGRAEVQKLITRIAGRKSWTRLDPMLFADSGEGQQALAHIRHMASGFGLAAERPRPDAMARGREGVLFRDAILIDRATAEPALDRWMALQGVQLGGPQSDVIIRDDGSGVIRTDQAAISARQCVLADDAAILSHLPAERWPNLLVQGYGTTILTEPTGRIAAPVMQEIDSGLTLWQRPEGGVVAFGPGRMDRVLEAVSALLGGERTVHRAGQSQYGIVTTRDGAPAVGRIDGSGCDILAGFGAVGIFLAPAIARWLAGIAAPQEDRWLSARLVNRPASSSAVAEYFPAMEALS; encoded by the coding sequence ATGACCGAAACCCGCGTCGATTTTGCCATATTGGGCGCGACCCCGCAGGCACGGCTGATTGCCGGGCTATTGGCCGGCATGCAGGGCAAATCGGTGGTGTTCGTGGGCGAAAGCCAATCGGGCTTCCGCCTGCCCCGCGCGCTCGATCTATCGATTGCCCCGCTGACCAGGCCGGAAAGCTGGGCCCTGCTCCAGTCCGGCCGGGCGGAGGTGCAAAAGCTCATCACCCGCATTGCCGGCCGCAAAAGCTGGACCCGGCTCGACCCTATGCTGTTTGCCGATAGCGGTGAAGGTCAACAGGCGCTCGCCCATATCCGGCATATGGCCAGCGGTTTCGGCCTCGCCGCCGAACGTCCGCGGCCAGATGCCATGGCGAGGGGTCGCGAGGGCGTCTTGTTCCGTGACGCCATCCTGATCGACCGGGCCACAGCCGAACCGGCGTTGGACCGATGGATGGCGCTGCAGGGGGTGCAATTGGGCGGCCCGCAGAGCGACGTCATCATTCGCGATGATGGCAGCGGCGTGATCCGCACGGATCAGGCAGCCATATCGGCCAGGCAATGCGTGCTGGCAGACGACGCAGCCATACTGTCGCATCTGCCCGCCGAACGCTGGCCCAACCTGCTGGTCCAGGGATATGGCACGACCATTCTCACCGAACCGACCGGACGGATCGCCGCCCCGGTCATGCAGGAAATCGACAGCGGACTGACCTTGTGGCAACGCCCCGAGGGCGGCGTTGTCGCCTTCGGCCCCGGCCGAATGGACCGTGTGCTTGAGGCCGTAAGCGCTTTGCTGGGAGGTGAGCGGACGGTTCACCGCGCCGGACAGTCGCAATATGGCATCGTCACCACGCGCGATGGCGCCCCGGCCGTGGGCCGGATCGATGGCAGCGGCTGCGATATCCTGGCGGGCTTCGGTGCGGTTGGGATCTTCCTTGCGCCCGCAATCGCCCGCTGGCTGGCCGGCATTGCGGCTCCGCAAGAGGATCGATGGCTCTCGGCCCGCCTGGTCAATCGCCCAGCCTCCTCCTCGGCCGTGGCGGAATATTTCCCGGCCATGGAGGCGTTGTCATGA
- a CDS encoding glycoside hydrolase family 108 protein, whose protein sequence is MARTRFDICLDEVLRHEGGYVDHPSDPGGATNMGITHKTLARWRNISPWWKLPKAQVKALGRAEAARIYRASYWDRSKAGNMPAGLDLVLFDFAVNSGPDRAIRTLQAELGVVADGQVGPLTLAAIQRRVAGTSAAGLIAALCDRRLAFLNRLSSFPTFGKGWTNRVAAVRKAALATIGAATAPIPPSSTWSTTMDFLNGYKTYIVGFIMLLAAGAQLLGVELPALDGASAGQLIMEALAVIFLRRGLKGDIGKA, encoded by the coding sequence ATGGCTAGGACACGATTCGACATCTGTCTCGACGAGGTGCTGCGGCACGAGGGCGGCTATGTTGACCACCCCAGCGACCCGGGCGGGGCGACCAATATGGGCATCACCCACAAGACGCTGGCGCGGTGGCGCAATATCTCGCCGTGGTGGAAGCTGCCCAAGGCCCAGGTCAAGGCGCTGGGCCGGGCCGAGGCGGCGCGCATCTATCGGGCGAGCTATTGGGATCGCAGCAAGGCAGGAAATATGCCCGCCGGGCTCGATCTGGTGCTGTTCGATTTTGCCGTCAATTCGGGGCCGGACCGGGCCATCCGCACGCTGCAGGCCGAATTGGGCGTGGTGGCGGATGGCCAGGTTGGGCCGCTGACGCTGGCGGCGATTCAGCGGCGAGTCGCGGGCACGAGCGCAGCCGGATTGATTGCTGCCCTTTGTGACCGGCGGCTGGCCTTTCTCAACCGTCTTTCGAGCTTTCCCACCTTCGGCAAAGGCTGGACCAACCGTGTCGCGGCAGTCCGCAAGGCTGCGCTGGCCACGATTGGGGCGGCGACCGCGCCCATTCCTCCTTCTTCAACCTGGAGCACCACAATGGATTTCCTCAACGGCTACAAAACCTATATCGTTGGTTTCATCATGCTGCTGGCAGCTGGTGCGCAATTGCTGGGCGTGGAATTGCCCGCGCTGGATGGCGCTTCGGCCGGTCAGCTGATCATGGAGGCGCTGGCCGTTATCTTCCTGCGCAGGGGATTGAAGGGGGATATCGGCAAGGCGTAA
- the ccmI gene encoding c-type cytochrome biogenesis protein CcmI, with protein MLFWFIAIAVTAIACAALFYAAGGRTVNVSEPESADSNSHFRQVLAGIDADLAAGKLGEVEAKAAKSELAREIIRLKAESGKAAVAGDLGRTPLLVGLAGVAVLAFAIYAALGHPDLPSQPLAGRTDIAAQSLNLDTAVSRIEQQLAANPGDVRGWAVIAPAYTEMGRFADAAQAYRRVIELSGVTPKLQTSLAEALLLEANGAGSEEAMSLLRAAADGNPADPLPRLYLAAELTRTGDYAEAAQAWQNALALSKGGEPWLAAAQQGLAVAQNDGSTGPTSGESEMIAQMVGGLADRLASQGGSVEEWMQLVRAYLVLGDKAKAQAAYDDAVVAYPKAFDRGELDTIALDAGLTLKGATP; from the coding sequence ATGCTTTTCTGGTTTATCGCCATTGCCGTTACCGCCATAGCCTGCGCTGCACTTTTTTACGCGGCGGGTGGACGGACGGTCAATGTGAGCGAGCCGGAATCGGCCGATAGCAACAGCCATTTTCGCCAGGTGCTGGCCGGAATCGATGCTGATCTGGCCGCCGGTAAGCTGGGCGAGGTCGAGGCCAAGGCCGCCAAGAGCGAGCTGGCGCGCGAGATCATCCGGCTCAAGGCGGAAAGCGGCAAGGCCGCTGTTGCGGGCGATCTGGGGCGGACGCCCCTGCTGGTGGGCTTGGCCGGTGTCGCGGTTCTGGCTTTCGCCATTTATGCCGCCTTGGGCCATCCGGACCTGCCGAGCCAGCCGCTGGCTGGCCGCACCGATATTGCGGCCCAATCGCTCAACCTCGATACCGCGGTGTCGCGAATCGAGCAGCAGCTCGCGGCCAATCCCGGCGATGTGCGCGGCTGGGCAGTCATTGCCCCCGCCTACACGGAAATGGGTCGTTTCGCCGATGCGGCCCAGGCCTATCGGCGGGTTATCGAGCTGAGTGGGGTGACACCCAAATTGCAGACCAGCTTGGCCGAAGCGCTGTTGCTGGAGGCCAATGGGGCCGGTTCGGAGGAAGCCATGAGCTTGCTGCGTGCCGCTGCGGATGGCAATCCCGCCGATCCGCTGCCCCGGCTCTATCTTGCGGCCGAGCTGACCCGGACCGGCGACTATGCCGAGGCCGCTCAAGCCTGGCAGAATGCGCTGGCGCTGTCCAAGGGGGGCGAGCCCTGGCTGGCCGCCGCCCAACAGGGACTGGCGGTGGCCCAGAATGACGGTTCCACCGGACCCACTTCCGGCGAATCCGAGATGATTGCCCAAATGGTCGGCGGCCTGGCCGATCGGCTCGCCAGCCAGGGCGGTTCGGTCGAGGAATGGATGCAATTGGTGCGCGCCTATCTCGTTCTCGGCGATAAGGCCAAGGCCCAGGCCGCCTATGACGATGCCGTCGTGGCCTATCCAAAGGCATTCGATCGTGGTGAACTGGATACTATCGCGCTCGACGCCGGACTAACTCTGAAGGGAGCGACCCCATGA
- a CDS encoding response regulator transcription factor has translation MRILVVEDDTNLNRQIKDALTESGYAVDVAFDGEEGHFLGDTEPYDAIVLDIGLPRMDGLSVLEEWRRAGKTTPVLLLTARDRWSDKVQGIDAGADDYVAKPFHMEEVLARIRALVRRAAGLASNEIVAGSVRLDSRSGKVTVGGQSVKLTSHELRLLSYLMHHKGKVISRTELTEHLYDQDFDRDSNTIEVFVGRLRKKLPEDCIQTVRGLGYQIAED, from the coding sequence ATGCGTATTCTCGTTGTCGAAGACGACACCAATCTCAATCGGCAGATCAAGGATGCCTTGACCGAGTCCGGCTATGCGGTCGATGTCGCCTTTGACGGCGAGGAAGGCCATTTCCTCGGCGATACCGAACCTTATGACGCCATCGTCCTCGATATCGGCCTGCCGCGCATGGATGGCCTCAGCGTGCTCGAGGAATGGCGCCGGGCCGGCAAGACCACCCCGGTATTGCTGCTGACCGCGCGTGACCGCTGGAGCGACAAGGTGCAGGGGATCGACGCCGGCGCCGACGATTATGTCGCCAAGCCCTTTCACATGGAAGAAGTGCTGGCCCGCATCCGTGCGCTGGTGCGCCGCGCCGCCGGACTCGCCTCCAACGAAATCGTCGCCGGTTCGGTGCGGCTGGATTCGCGCTCGGGCAAGGTGACGGTCGGTGGCCAGTCGGTGAAACTCACCAGCCATGAACTGCGCCTCCTGAGCTATCTGATGCATCACAAGGGCAAGGTGATCTCGCGGACCGAATTGACCGAGCATCTCTACGATCAGGATTTCGACCGCGACAGCAATACTATCGAGGTGTTTGTCGGCCGCCTGCGCAAGAAGCTGCCGGAAGACTGCATCCAGACGGTAAGGGGCCTGGGCTATCAGATCGCCGAGGATTAA
- a CDS encoding FAD-dependent oxidoreductase, which produces MTAQPHRLANGPHQLAGRLIDRGKPLQFRLDGRIISGFAGDSILSAALAAGIDTIGLRAKSPMALGTRFAPPILPARSAGDASRALPMHRVPATDGADYLTSVDMAQRHNLIGRLLRPAHSLGVRLDGGALAQPWLDSPVNAEQHCDLLVIGGGVTGMAAALAGAKAGLSVVLSESASALGGHSRLFGTQDGEETPDESIARLSAAVAAAGVVIWLGAEVTTLRPGLVRIHIVDATGPEGRVVLVHTPRIVLATGAVERLPVFSGNRLPGVAGALEAFELADRYGIWPGQTALIATASSAAYRLAMLASDAGVTVTRILDARPQPQSRFIEFAKAYGITMAPGLVPASATARKGQGMALTPHLAIGRQTTPETPLAADRLVVCGGWQPDLTLWHMAGGHSQWNAATSRLEALDGPGGIILAGAASGYLSRHAAIASGDDAVDRLLGRDRKPVHEVVIDPIHETADAPCPIGPDGPDDAAPAMLDGGIRLLERPAIAARPRRPLWRPRPQLWSLADTPQPLDIAAIAAGVQLGAIPAASAGIVAAERVGMAVPSTGPAPIQNTGELPLVPAFLAGRFGDDAGLWLVAATEARRLEPGSLIHRSSQQSHPSEAIGVVLRDTAQGAIALIARDPPQTLSLRDHGRAIEIRLVSPYTAEG; this is translated from the coding sequence ATGACCGCGCAGCCCCATCGCCTGGCCAATGGACCCCACCAATTGGCTGGCCGCCTGATCGACCGCGGCAAGCCGCTGCAATTCCGGCTCGATGGCAGGATCATTTCGGGTTTTGCCGGCGACAGCATCTTGAGCGCCGCTCTTGCGGCCGGCATTGACACAATTGGCCTGCGGGCCAAATCGCCGATGGCGCTGGGCACCCGCTTTGCGCCGCCCATCCTTCCGGCGCGATCGGCCGGAGACGCCTCGCGCGCACTGCCCATGCACAGGGTTCCGGCGACAGACGGTGCGGATTATCTGACATCTGTCGATATGGCCCAGCGCCACAACCTCATCGGTCGATTGCTGCGTCCCGCGCATTCTCTCGGCGTGCGGCTCGATGGCGGCGCCCTGGCCCAGCCCTGGCTCGACAGTCCGGTGAATGCGGAACAGCATTGCGACCTTCTCGTCATTGGTGGCGGCGTGACGGGAATGGCCGCCGCCCTGGCCGGAGCCAAGGCTGGGCTGTCCGTCGTGCTATCGGAATCCGCCTCGGCCCTGGGCGGCCATTCCCGCCTCTTTGGCACGCAGGATGGGGAAGAAACGCCGGACGAGAGCATTGCGCGCCTCTCGGCGGCCGTCGCCGCTGCCGGTGTCGTGATCTGGCTCGGGGCCGAAGTGACCACGCTGCGGCCTGGTCTGGTGCGCATTCATATTGTCGATGCCACCGGGCCGGAGGGCCGCGTGGTGCTCGTGCATACCCCACGCATCGTCCTTGCGACCGGCGCTGTCGAACGCCTCCCGGTTTTCTCCGGCAATCGCCTGCCTGGCGTTGCCGGCGCACTTGAGGCTTTCGAGCTGGCAGACCGATATGGCATCTGGCCGGGTCAGACGGCGCTGATCGCCACGGCCAGCAGCGCCGCCTATCGCCTCGCCATGCTGGCCAGCGATGCGGGTGTGACGGTGACGCGCATTCTCGATGCCCGCCCCCAGCCGCAATCGCGCTTCATCGAATTTGCCAAGGCCTATGGGATCACCATGGCGCCCGGCCTGGTTCCCGCCTCGGCCACTGCCCGCAAAGGCCAGGGCATGGCCCTGACCCCGCATCTTGCCATCGGGCGGCAAACCACGCCTGAGACCCCGCTGGCCGCTGACCGATTGGTCGTCTGCGGCGGCTGGCAACCCGATCTCACGCTCTGGCACATGGCAGGAGGACACAGCCAATGGAATGCGGCAACGAGCCGGCTGGAGGCGCTGGACGGCCCGGGCGGCATCATTCTAGCAGGCGCGGCATCGGGATATCTCAGCCGCCATGCCGCTATCGCCAGTGGCGATGACGCGGTGGACAGGTTGCTCGGCCGGGACCGCAAGCCCGTGCATGAGGTCGTCATCGACCCGATCCACGAAACAGCGGATGCCCCCTGCCCCATCGGCCCGGACGGGCCCGACGATGCGGCGCCCGCCATGCTCGATGGCGGCATTCGCCTCCTCGAGCGGCCAGCAATCGCCGCCCGGCCCCGCCGCCCGCTATGGCGGCCACGGCCGCAGCTCTGGTCACTGGCCGACACGCCGCAGCCATTGGATATCGCGGCAATTGCCGCCGGCGTGCAACTGGGCGCCATTCCGGCGGCCAGCGCCGGCATCGTCGCGGCAGAACGGGTGGGCATGGCCGTGCCCAGCACCGGTCCCGCGCCAATCCAAAACACCGGCGAGCTGCCTCTGGTGCCGGCTTTTCTGGCGGGCCGTTTTGGCGATGACGCCGGGTTGTGGCTGGTGGCCGCAACCGAAGCGCGGCGGCTCGAGCCGGGCAGCCTCATCCACCGCTCTTCGCAACAAAGCCACCCAAGCGAGGCAATCGGCGTCGTCCTGCGCGATACGGCGCAAGGCGCCATTGCGCTTATTGCCCGCGATCCGCCCCAGACCCTCTCGCTGCGCGACCACGGTCGCGCCATCGAAATCCGGCTGGTTTCGCCCTATACGGCTGAGGGATGA